The genomic region TCGAAGATCAAAGATCTTCCGAAGGTATATAACGGTCTGGGCATCGCAGTCCTGTCCACTCCGCGAGGGGTTCTATCGGATCAGGAGGCTCGCGAGCAGAATGTCGGCGGCGAAATCCTCTGCAAGGTATTCTAAGGAGGGCCAACGATGTCGCGAGTAGGAAAAAACCCGGTGGTCGTGCCTAACGGCGTTACCATCACCTTGACCGAAGAGCAGATCAGCGCAAAAGGCAAGCTCGGTGAGCTTAACTTGGCTTTGACCTCGGACGTATCCGTCACTCAGGAAGATAACCAGATCTTCGTGAAACCTAAAAACGATAGCAAGCGCGCACGTGCCCTTTGGGGTACCACCCGTGCCAATATCGCGAACCTCGTTACCGGGGTTTCGGAAGGGTTCACCAAGAAACTGGAAATCACCGGTGTTGGTTACCGTGCGCAGGTTCAGGGCAAAAACCTGGTTCTGCAGCTTGGCTTCTCACATGACGTAGAAATGGAGATCCCTGCGGGTCTTAACGTCGTTGCTGAAAAGCCGACCCTCGTCGCCATTTCTGGCGCAGATAAACAACTCGTTGGTCAGTTCGCTGCGAATGCACGCGGCTGGCGCGGTCCGGAGCCTTACAAAGGCAAGGGTGTCCGCTACGAAGGCGAGTATATCTTGCGCAAAGAAGGCAAGAAGAAGTAAGGACAGGCACGATGAAAAACGTGAGAAGCCTATTCGAACGCCGCAAGCGTCGCGTTCGTTTTGCGATCCGCCAGAAAGCGGCCGGTCGCCCGCGCCTCAGCGTGCACCGTTCGAACGCCCACATCTATGCTCAGATCATCGACGACGTCAAAGGCACCACCTTGGTGGCTGCTTCGACCATGGAGAAAGATCTGAAGGCGAAAGGCAGCAATGCCGACGCCGCTGCTCTGGTTGGCAAGGCAATTGCCGAGCGCGCAGTCAAAGCTGGTGTGAAAACGGTCGTTTTCGATCGTGGCGGGTATCTGTTCCATGGCCGGGTGAAAGCTCTGGCCGATGCCGCCCGTGAGGGCGGTCTGGACTTCTAAGGAGCACGACCATGGCACGTAACCAGAATCAACAGCAGCAGGCGCCGAAAGCCCGTGAAGAAAACGAACTCGTCGACAAGCTGGTTGGTATCAACCGCGTCGCGAAAGTCGTTAAGGGCGGCCGTCGCTTTGCTTTCTCCGCAATGGTAGTTGTCGGTGACCAGCGCGGTCGCGTCGGATACGGCACGGGTAAAGCCCGTGAAGTTCCGGAAGCGATCCGTAAGGCCACCGAAGCTGCTAAACGTAACATGATCCGCGTTCCGCTGCGTGAAGGCCGTACCCTTCACCATGATACGCAGGGCCATTTCGGTGCAGGCAAGGTTATCCTTCGCTCCGCTCCGGCTGGTACCGGTATCATCGCAGGCGGTGCGATGCGTGCGGTTTTCGAAACCATGGGCGTTCAGGACGTTGTGTCCAAATGCACCGGTTCGAACAACCCGCACAACGTGATCCGCGCAACCCTTGACGCTCTGGTCAACGGTGCTTCCCCGCGTCAGGTCGCTGCTAAGCGTGGCCTGAAAGTCGGTGACGTCGTTGCCCGTCGCGATAGCGGTTCGGCTGCTGCCGCCGTTCTCGAAAAGGAGTAATTCGATATGGCTGCTAAGAAAAAAGCGACCGTACGCGTTACCCAGACGGGTTCGCCGATCGGACGTCCGGCTGATCAGCGCCAGACCCTCGTTGGTCTTGGCCTGAACAAACTGCACCGGACTCGTGAGCTGGAAGATACTCCGGCTGTTCGCGGTATGATCGCAAAGGTCAAACACCTCGTCCGTGTGGACGAGGCTTGATTGACCCCAGATCGAAAAGGTGTTGAACGATGAAACTCAACGAACTCGCCGATAACCCGGGTGCCCGCAAGGCGCGCACCCGCGTCGGTCGCGGCATCGGTTCGGGCAAAGGCAAAACTTCTGGCGCAGGTCAGAAGGGTCAGAAGTCCCGTTCGGGTGTAGCCATCAATGGCTTCGAAGGTGGGCAGATGCCTATCTATCGCCGTCTTCCGAAACGCGGCTTCAAAAACCCGTTCAAGAAACAGTTCGGCGTTGTGAACCTTGGTACCCTTCAGACTGCTGTTGATAACGGCGTTCTTGAAGAAGGTGCAAATGTCACCGTCGCTGTTCTTGCGGAAAAAGGTCTGGCTCGTCCGCAGAAAGACGGTCTGCGTCTTCTTGCCAAAGGCGAACTGAAAGCGAAACTGAACATCGAAATCTCCGGTGCTTCCAAAGCAGCTGTCGAAGCTGTCGAGAAAGCTGGTGGTTCGGTCAAGGTTCTTGCTCCGGTCGCTGCTGCAGAATCCGCAGAATAAGCCTAAATTGACTTCGAGAGGGTCCGGTTCCAGTACACGGGACCGGACCCTCCAGTTTATGTGTATTGGGAGATGAGTGCATGGCATCGGCCGCCGAGCAGCTTGCCGCGAACCTGAATTGGTCCGCTTTTTCAAAGTCGACCGAGCTTAAAAAGCGTATTTGGTTCACTTTGGGCGCGCTTATTGTTTACCGCCTTGGAACCTATATTCCGGTTCCGGGTGTCGACCCGTCCATTCTTGCTGACATTTTCCGTCAGAATGCGGGCGGTGTTCTGGGCATGTTTGACATGTTCGCCGGTGGTGCGCTGGGTCGTATGACGATCTTTGCGCTGAATATCATGCCGTACATCTCGGCCTCGATTATTATTCAGTTGATGACGACTGTTTCGCCAACCCTTGAGCAGCTCAAGAAAGAAGGCGAACAGGGTCGCAAAAAGATTAACCAATATACCCGCTATCTGACGGTGTTGATTGCAACGGTGCAGGCGTGGGGCATTGCCGTTGGTCTTGAAAGCATGACCGGTTCAACCGGTGCTGCTGTTCCGGATCCGGGCATGTTCTTCCGCATTACCGCGGTGATCACCCTTGTTGGTGGCACCATGTTCCTGATGTGGCTTGGTGAGCAGATCACCCAGCGCGGCATTGGTAACGGTATTTCGCTGATCATTTTTGCCGGTATTGTTGCCGGCCTGCCAAGCGCGATTGCAGGCACCCTTGAACTGGGTCGTACCGGTGCGATCTCTGCACTGGTGATCGTTGCAATCATCGTTCTGGCAATCGCAGTTATCGCTTTCATCGTCTTTGTTGAACGTGCGCAGCGCCGCGTTCTGATCCAGTACCCGAAACGCCAGGTCGGCATGAAGGTCATGGAAGGTCAGAGCTCGCACCTGCCGCTCAAGATCAACACTGCCGGTGTTATTCCGCCGATCTTCGCAAGCTCGCTGCTGCTCATGCCGCTGTCGGTTGCCCAGTTCACCACCGGTGTTGATGCCCCGGCCTGGTTGACGACTGCAACGGCACTGCTTGGCCGTGGTCAGCCGCTTTATATTGCGCTTTATATCGGTTTGATCGTCTTCTTTGCCTTCTTCTACACCGCGGTTGTTTTCAACCCGGAAGATACGGCAGACAACCTGAAGAAACATGGTGGCTTTATTCCGGGCATTCGTCCGGGTAAAAATACAGCCAACTATCTGGATTTCATTCTGACCCGTCTGACGGTGATCGGTGCAGCGTATCTCGCATTCGTCTGTATCCTGCCGGAACTGCTGATCGCGGAATGGTCTGTTCCCTTCTACTTTGGTGGGACTAGCCTCCTGATCGTTGTCACGGTAACCATGGATACCGTTGCGCAGGTTCAGTCTCATATGCTGGCTCATCAGTATGAAGGCCTGATCAAGAAATCCAAACTGCGTGGTCGCCGCCGTTAAAGGCGACCACCGCATTCAGGGGGAAGACGATGAACATTATCCTTCTTGGCCCTCCCGGCGCAGGGAAAGGTACCCAGGCCAAGCGTCTTGAAACAGGACGCGGCATGATCCAGCTCTCGACGGGCGACATGCTCCGCGCGGCGGTTGCTGCTGGCACGGAACTGGGGCAGAAGGCAAAGGAAGTCATGGATGCGGGCCAGCTCGTATCCGACGATCTCATGATCGGTCTGATTTCCGAACGACTTGACCAGGATGATACCAAGGGTGGTTTCATTCTGGACGGGTTCCCACGCACCACCGCCCAGGCAGAAGCTCTGGACGAAATGCTGGAATCCAAGGGACTGGCACTTGATTATGTGATTGAACTGCGTGTTGACGATGCAGCACTGGTGGCCCGTATTGTTGGCCGCTATACCTGCGCGAAATGCGGGCAGGGCTATCACGACGAGTTCCAGAAACCCGCCAAGGAAGGTGTCTGTGACGTATGTGGCAGCACCGAATTTAAACGCCGTGCGGACGACAATGCCGAGACGGTCACTTCGCGACTGGAAGCTTATCACAAGCAGACAGCACCGATCATTCCTTACTATGAAAAGGTCGGTAAGCTGAAAACAGTTGACGGGATGGCTGAAATCGACCAAGTTACGCGCGAGATTGAAGCCATCCTGGGGTAATTTCCCGGGCAGGGCGTTTTTTTGCTGGCGGGTTGGCAGTAATGCTGGCCCGCTTTTGCAGCGTCCTACCCTACCGGATCTGCCCCTGGGTTTGTTAACAGGAAACAGGAGTTCACATAGTGGCTCGTATTGCTGGCGTAAACATCCCGACCGCTAAGCGTGTCGTGATTGCGCTTACCTACATCACCGGTATTGGCCCGGCTAAAGCCAAAGAAATTTGCGCAAAGGTCGGAATCGAATCCGCAACCCGCGTTCATCAGCTTTCTGATGACCAGGTTCTGAAGGTTCGTGAAGTCATCGACGCTGATTACACCGTCGAAGGCGACCTCCGTCGTGAAACCGCAATGAACATTAAACGTCTGATGGACCTGGGCAGCTATCGCGGCCTGCGTCATCGTCGCGGTCTCCCGGTACGCGGTCAGCGTACCCACACCAACGCTCGCACCCGTAAGGGCCCGGCTAAGCCGATTGCTGGCAAGAAGAAGTAAGGTAGGGGAACGACAATGGCGAAGACTCCTCAGACTCGCGTGCGTCGCCGCGAGCGCAAGAACATTACGAACGGTATCGCGCACGTAAACGCGACCTTCAACAACACCATGATCACCATCACCGACGTACAGGGAAATACCATTTCCTGGTCGACCGCTGGTGGTATGGGTTTCCGCGGTTCGCGTAAATCGACTCCGTATGCTGCACAGATGGCTGCCGAAGACGCAGGTAAAAAAGCTGCTGAACACGGTATGAAAACCCTCGAAGTACAGGTTAAAGGCCCGGGTTCGGGACGTGAATCTGCACTGCGTGCGCTTCAGGCTGTCGGTTTCACCATTACGTCGATCAAAGACGTAACGCCGATTCCGCACAACGGTTGCCGTCCGCGTAAACGTCGTCGCGTCTAATCGCGTCGATCCTTGCGGACGACCCCGCGTTTGGGCCCGGGATGACCGGGCCTCTTCGCGTTTCTCGTGGGGGCAAGTTTATTGCCCTCCTTTCCATAGGCTCCAGTTGCGAAGGTGGGTCTCGTGATTCAAAAGAACTGGCAGGAACTGATTAAGCCGACGAAGCTTGATGTTACTCCGGGTACTGATGCCAGCCGTATTGGTACGATCGTGGCAGAACCGCTGGAGCGCGGTTTTGGTCAGACTCTGGGTAACGCGCTGCGTCGCATTCTGCTGTCGTCGCTCCAGGGTTCGGCAGTTACCGCGATCCAGATCGACGGTGTATTGCACGAATTTTCGTCGATCCCGGGTGTGCGTGAAGATGTCACCGACATCATCCTGAACATCAAGACCATGGGCGTGCGTATGCATGCTGAAGGTCCGAAGAAAATGGCTCTGAAGGCGACCGGCCCCGGTGCCGTCACCGCAGGTCAGATCGAAACCGGTGCGGATATCGAAATCCTTAACCCGGATCTCGAGCTTTGCCATCTTGACGATGGTGCTACGCTCAACATCGAATTCACCGTTGATAACGGTAAAGGCTATGTTGCAGCCAGCTCGCACAGCTCGTCGGACGCGCCGATTGGTCTTATTCCGATCGATGCGATCTTCAGCCCGATCCGTAAAGTGGCCTACAAGGTGGAAAACACCCGTGTTGGTCAGGATACCGACTTTGACAAGCTGTCGCTGACCGTTGAAACCAACGGTGCACTGACCCCGGAAGATTCGGTTGCGCTTGCTGCCCGTATCCTTCAGGACCAGCTGTCGCTGTTCGTCAACTTCGAAGAGCCGGAAGCGGTTGTCGAAGAGAAGAAAGAAGACGAACTTCCGTTCAACCGTAACCTTCTGCGTAAGGTTGACGAGCTTGAGCTGTCGGTACGTTCGGCTAACTGCCTGAAGAACGACAACATCATCTATATCGGTGATCTTGTTCAGAAGACCGAAGCAGAAATGCTCCGTACGCCGAACTTCGGCCGTAAGTCGCTGAACGAAATCAAGGATGTTCTGGCTCAGATGGGTCTGCATCTTGGTATGGAAGTCGGCGGTTGGCCGCCGGAAAACATCGAAGAACTTGCTCGCAAGTTCGAAGATCCGTTCTAAGAACGGGTCTTCGGCCTTCGGGCCGAGATCGGAACATTCATGTTCCAAACCGGAGACCCCAGTTGTTTGGGCATCCGGCGGGCTTGTTGCCCACACCGCACGTGCATAACCTGGCCTTTGCGTAAAAGTGATCAGGGTGGCGGCGCGGTTTTACAATCGGTTTCGTGAGCGAAGCCAGGCTATTAAGGAGAGTTACCATGCGTCACGGTATGCAAGGCCGTAAGCTTAATCGTACTTCGTCCCATCGTAAGGCGATGTTTGCCAACATGGCAGTTTCACTGCTCACCCACGAGCAGATCAAAACCACTCTTCCGAAGGCCAAGGATCTTCGCCCGTATGTCGAAAAACTGATTACGCTGGGCAAGCGGGGCGACCTGCATGCACGCCGTCAGGCCATTTCGATCCTGCGTGACGACAAAGTCGTAGCCAAGCTGTTCGGCGAAATCGCTGACCGCTACAAAGAGCGTGCTGGTGGTTACACCCGCGTTCTCAAGGCCGGCTTCCGTTATGGCGATGCGGCTCCGGTTGCTGTGATTGAACTTGTCGATCGCAACGCCGATGCAAAAGGCGCGGAAGACCGTGCTCGCCTCGAAGCAGAGGGCGAAGGCGAAGAAGCAGCTGAATAAGCAACGCTTCGGCCTTTAAGAAACAGAAACGGGCGATGCCTTATGGCGTCGCCCGTTTTCTTTTTGCTAAATGACATAAATTTCATATTTCCGACAAGGTTGCGCGTAAGGTCTAGTTTCCCTAATTGATGACAAGTCTTTGTCGGTCACGGGACCGCGAACAAGCAAACCAAAAGAGAGAGTGTGACGTGCAGGCAAGATGGATTTCAAAGATTGTCGCCTTTGCCATAATCGGACTGACGACGATTTCGAGCACAGGCAATCTGGCCCATGCCCAAAGCGATGAAGCCACCCTGGACCGGCGTTTGCCGTCAAGCCAGGCGGACATCAAGATGTCGCTTTCGCCATTGGTCAAACAAACCGCCCCGGCGGTTGTCAACATCTACACCAAAAAGGTCGTCGAACAGCGCCAGCGCACACCGTTCTTCAATGACCCGTTCTTCAAACAGTTCTTTGGTGATCGGTTCGACGGTGCCTTTGGTGCCCCGCGCCAACGGGTTGAACGGTCGCTTGGATCGGGGGTAATTGTCTCGGGCAACGGCACGATCATCACCAACCATCATGTCATCAATGGCGCCAGCGAGATCCGCGTCGTCTTGCATGACAACCGTGAATTCGATGCCGATCTGGTTGGCTCGGACGAACGCACCGATCTGGCTGTGTTGAAACTGCGCAATGTGGATGCCGAATTGCCGGCCATTCCGTTTGGCGACTCTGATGCGGTCGAGGTTGGGGATCTTGTCCTTGCCATCGGCAACCCTTTTGGTGTCGGTCAAACTGTCACCAGCGGCATTATTTCGGGTCTGGCACGTGCCGGTGTCACCGGCCAGGATTACCAATCCTTCATTCAGACCGATGCCGCGATTAACCCGGGGAATTCCGGCGGGGCATTGGTCGATATTGATGGCAACCTGATCGGCGTGAACTCGGCGATCTTTACCAAATCTGGCGGATCGAACGGCATCGGTTTTGCGGTTCCGGCCAATATGGTCAAGGTGGTGATGCGCGGCCTGATCAGTGGCGATCTTCGCCGTCCGTGGTTGGGTGCGGCCGGGCAGTCGGTGACGGCCGATCTGGCGGCATCCCTTGAATTGGATCGCCCGCATGGCGTTTTGATCAACAAGGTTCGCCCTGGCAGCCCGGCTGAACGCGGCGGCCTGCAATCAGGGGACGTTGTGATTGCGGTCAATGGCTTGGCGGTTGATAACCCGAACGAGCTTAAATTCCGTATCGCAACGCTTGAGCTGAACGGCGAGGCAAAGCTGTCAGTTCTGCGGCGCGGGGCCGAAACCATCCTTGCCATGCCGCTGGAAGTCGCACCGGAAATTCCCGCCCGTGACGAAAGCATCATCGATGGCCGCAACCCGTTTAGCGGCACCAAGATCGCCAATATGAACCCGGCACTGGCTGATGAACTGGGCATCGACACCCTCAGTGAAGGCGTTGTCATCCTGGCCGTTGCCCGCGATAGCCTCGCACGTCGCACCCGTCTTCAGGCCGGTGACTATATTGTCGAGGTCAATGGACAGCCGATTGATACCGTCGCGCGTTTCAAGGAAGTCGTCCGTGCCGGTGAACGCAGCCGCGACTGGAAGATTTCCGTCAAACGCGATGGCAAGGTCCTGACCGGTGATTTCACCCTGTAACTGTCAGGCCGGATACCCAAAACAAAGGCGCGCACCGCTGTGGTGCGCGCCTTTTTGTATCTTGGTCAGTCGGCATTGCCAGACACGGGCCGATGACGCAGCATCATCAGGGCGGCAAAGGTCACAAGGCCGAGCGCAATGGTCAGTAAAATCGCATACTGCCCGTAATCATCAATCAACAGCCCAAAGACAAACGGGGCGGCCGCCTGCGCAAAGCGCGATGGCGCCATGATATAGCCTTGCCGGGCGCCATATCCCACCGGGCCAAAGGTCGCCAGTGGCAAGGTGCCCTTGGCGATTGTCAAAATGCCATTGCCGATCCCGTGCAGGCTGGTAAATAGCATCCCGACCGGCCCGCCAAAAATCAAAAGCAATACAGCGCCGATGGGGTGGGTCAGGGCCGAAAGCCGTGATGAAATCAGCGGATGCATCTTTTTCAGCAACCCGAACTCGGCCAACC from Thalassospira indica harbors:
- the rplF gene encoding 50S ribosomal protein L6 translates to MSRVGKNPVVVPNGVTITLTEEQISAKGKLGELNLALTSDVSVTQEDNQIFVKPKNDSKRARALWGTTRANIANLVTGVSEGFTKKLEITGVGYRAQVQGKNLVLQLGFSHDVEMEIPAGLNVVAEKPTLVAISGADKQLVGQFAANARGWRGPEPYKGKGVRYEGEYILRKEGKKK
- the rplR gene encoding 50S ribosomal protein L18 — translated: MKNVRSLFERRKRRVRFAIRQKAAGRPRLSVHRSNAHIYAQIIDDVKGTTLVAASTMEKDLKAKGSNADAAALVGKAIAERAVKAGVKTVVFDRGGYLFHGRVKALADAAREGGLDF
- the rpsE gene encoding 30S ribosomal protein S5, with the translated sequence MARNQNQQQQAPKAREENELVDKLVGINRVAKVVKGGRRFAFSAMVVVGDQRGRVGYGTGKAREVPEAIRKATEAAKRNMIRVPLREGRTLHHDTQGHFGAGKVILRSAPAGTGIIAGGAMRAVFETMGVQDVVSKCTGSNNPHNVIRATLDALVNGASPRQVAAKRGLKVGDVVARRDSGSAAAAVLEKE
- the rpmD gene encoding 50S ribosomal protein L30; protein product: MAAKKKATVRVTQTGSPIGRPADQRQTLVGLGLNKLHRTRELEDTPAVRGMIAKVKHLVRVDEA
- the rplO gene encoding 50S ribosomal protein L15, encoding MKLNELADNPGARKARTRVGRGIGSGKGKTSGAGQKGQKSRSGVAINGFEGGQMPIYRRLPKRGFKNPFKKQFGVVNLGTLQTAVDNGVLEEGANVTVAVLAEKGLARPQKDGLRLLAKGELKAKLNIEISGASKAAVEAVEKAGGSVKVLAPVAAAESAE
- the secY gene encoding preprotein translocase subunit SecY — its product is MASAAEQLAANLNWSAFSKSTELKKRIWFTLGALIVYRLGTYIPVPGVDPSILADIFRQNAGGVLGMFDMFAGGALGRMTIFALNIMPYISASIIIQLMTTVSPTLEQLKKEGEQGRKKINQYTRYLTVLIATVQAWGIAVGLESMTGSTGAAVPDPGMFFRITAVITLVGGTMFLMWLGEQITQRGIGNGISLIIFAGIVAGLPSAIAGTLELGRTGAISALVIVAIIVLAIAVIAFIVFVERAQRRVLIQYPKRQVGMKVMEGQSSHLPLKINTAGVIPPIFASSLLLMPLSVAQFTTGVDAPAWLTTATALLGRGQPLYIALYIGLIVFFAFFYTAVVFNPEDTADNLKKHGGFIPGIRPGKNTANYLDFILTRLTVIGAAYLAFVCILPELLIAEWSVPFYFGGTSLLIVVTVTMDTVAQVQSHMLAHQYEGLIKKSKLRGRRR
- a CDS encoding adenylate kinase; the protein is MNIILLGPPGAGKGTQAKRLETGRGMIQLSTGDMLRAAVAAGTELGQKAKEVMDAGQLVSDDLMIGLISERLDQDDTKGGFILDGFPRTTAQAEALDEMLESKGLALDYVIELRVDDAALVARIVGRYTCAKCGQGYHDEFQKPAKEGVCDVCGSTEFKRRADDNAETVTSRLEAYHKQTAPIIPYYEKVGKLKTVDGMAEIDQVTREIEAILG
- the rpsM gene encoding 30S ribosomal protein S13 codes for the protein MARIAGVNIPTAKRVVIALTYITGIGPAKAKEICAKVGIESATRVHQLSDDQVLKVREVIDADYTVEGDLRRETAMNIKRLMDLGSYRGLRHRRGLPVRGQRTHTNARTRKGPAKPIAGKKK
- the rpsK gene encoding 30S ribosomal protein S11 — translated: MAKTPQTRVRRRERKNITNGIAHVNATFNNTMITITDVQGNTISWSTAGGMGFRGSRKSTPYAAQMAAEDAGKKAAEHGMKTLEVQVKGPGSGRESALRALQAVGFTITSIKDVTPIPHNGCRPRKRRRV
- a CDS encoding DNA-directed RNA polymerase subunit alpha — protein: MIQKNWQELIKPTKLDVTPGTDASRIGTIVAEPLERGFGQTLGNALRRILLSSLQGSAVTAIQIDGVLHEFSSIPGVREDVTDIILNIKTMGVRMHAEGPKKMALKATGPGAVTAGQIETGADIEILNPDLELCHLDDGATLNIEFTVDNGKGYVAASSHSSSDAPIGLIPIDAIFSPIRKVAYKVENTRVGQDTDFDKLSLTVETNGALTPEDSVALAARILQDQLSLFVNFEEPEAVVEEKKEDELPFNRNLLRKVDELELSVRSANCLKNDNIIYIGDLVQKTEAEMLRTPNFGRKSLNEIKDVLAQMGLHLGMEVGGWPPENIEELARKFEDPF
- the rplQ gene encoding 50S ribosomal protein L17, producing the protein MRHGMQGRKLNRTSSHRKAMFANMAVSLLTHEQIKTTLPKAKDLRPYVEKLITLGKRGDLHARRQAISILRDDKVVAKLFGEIADRYKERAGGYTRVLKAGFRYGDAAPVAVIELVDRNADAKGAEDRARLEAEGEGEEAAE
- a CDS encoding DegQ family serine endoprotease, with the protein product MQARWISKIVAFAIIGLTTISSTGNLAHAQSDEATLDRRLPSSQADIKMSLSPLVKQTAPAVVNIYTKKVVEQRQRTPFFNDPFFKQFFGDRFDGAFGAPRQRVERSLGSGVIVSGNGTIITNHHVINGASEIRVVLHDNREFDADLVGSDERTDLAVLKLRNVDAELPAIPFGDSDAVEVGDLVLAIGNPFGVGQTVTSGIISGLARAGVTGQDYQSFIQTDAAINPGNSGGALVDIDGNLIGVNSAIFTKSGGSNGIGFAVPANMVKVVMRGLISGDLRRPWLGAAGQSVTADLAASLELDRPHGVLINKVRPGSPAERGGLQSGDVVIAVNGLAVDNPNELKFRIATLELNGEAKLSVLRRGAETILAMPLEVAPEIPARDESIIDGRNPFSGTKIANMNPALADELGIDTLSEGVVILAVARDSLARRTRLQAGDYIVEVNGQPIDTVARFKEVVRAGERSRDWKISVKRDGKVLTGDFTL